Proteins encoded by one window of Channa argus isolate prfri chromosome 13, Channa argus male v1.0, whole genome shotgun sequence:
- the erbb3b gene encoding receptor tyrosine-protein kinase erbB-3b isoform X4, translating to MNHFQEIPLWQLRVIRGNNLYERRFALSVFLNYPKDGSNGLRQLGLTNLTEILEGGVQIINNKYLNYGPWIFWQDIIRNNSAPIDIQFNGERGPCHKLCRDYCWGPNVDQCQILTKTVCAPQCNGRCFGTSPRDCCHPECAAGCKGPLDVDCLACRRFNDSGACVPHCPQNLIYNKQTFQMETNPNAKYQYGSICVSQCPTHFVVDGSSCVSVCPPGKMEVERKGHRQCELCSGLCPKVCEGTGAEHRQTVDSSNIDSFINCTKIQGSLHFLVTGILGDDFKKIPPLDAKKLEVFRTVREITDILNIQSWPKELNDLSVFSSLTTIQGRSLHKRFSLMVMHIPSLTSLGLRSLREISDGSVYISQNAKLCFHHTVNWAQLFRGRSVRVNNLSNNKPLAECVTEGHVCDMLCSDSGCWGPGPEQCVSCRNYSRGSTCVSSCNFSSGTPREFAGPDGECVACHPECKPQHGKASCTGPGTDECVACANLRDGPYCMSSCPTGVNDGQKGLIFKYPNRQSHCEPCHHNCTQGCSGPGLNDCLGTARLAVTSGQITGIALGVPAGLTFCLALFFLGVLYHRGLAIRRKRAMRRYLESGESFEPLGPGEKGTKVHARILRPSELKKIKALGSGVFGTVHKGFWTPEGETVKIPVAIKTIQDTSGRQTFTEITDHMLSIGSLDHPYIVRLLGICPGATLQLVTQLSSQGSLLEHIKQHRNNLDPQRLLNWCVQIAKGMYYLEEHCMVHRNLAARNVLLKNDYQVQISDYGVADLLYPDDKKYVYTDTKTPIKWMALESILFRRYTHQSDVWSYGVTVWEMMSFGAEPYASVQPQEVPSLLEKGERLSQPHICTIDVYMVMVKCWMIDENIRPTFKELASDFTRMARDPPRYLVMKLELREAASVEMHRRESERGILDADIDQDEEATPPLQHSPSWSLSQCHIHSYRIGTSQAGPIGYIPMASSPVDTIRQLWFQRSRLSSVRTLPERSGVRGSSREAELSEEGLWAGSLHRARFGSERAHPRIAISRHRKLSTASSPSSYKVWTADEEEEVDHYGYVLPGSPVSPERVSRVSHSGRRNSNLKTNLSLVAINPSQEYEIMTEDSPPLPAREVSPQAAAPSVALCSITSPLPSPTFMASISVEKRADVETLTTILSGKTEPVDEKCEGHIADVTPEIYTTEKHQLNGESESGIKAVEDQGTGSYEYMDIRRSDSTEEEDLPWERRGSQASTAETEETDTKVEVFKNEEEEEEGICLNTNKHPKLLGNLSSMVISRPDVLTAGVEKVEEYEETTRFVVVGSRWEQADYQNLPVNGRVVCEEMGSGRCAGIRGYIKVCAGMGEPCSNTSFDNPDYWHSRLFLKPDAVRT from the exons ATGAACCACTTTCAGGAGATTCCTTTATGGCAACTACGAGTCATCAGAGGAAACAACCTGTATGAAAGACGCTTTgccctctctgtcttcctcaACTACCCTAAAGATGGATCCAATGGCCTGCGGCAGCTGGGGCTCACAAATCTGACAG AGATTCTGGAGGGAGGGGTACAGATTATAAACAACAAATACCTGAACTATGGCCCTTGGATCTTCTGGCAAGACATTATTAGGAACAACAGTGCTCCTATTGACATCCAGTTCAATGGAGAGAGAG GCCCATGTCACAAATTATGTAGAGATTACTGCTGGGGGCCAAATGTGGACCAGTGTCAGATCT TGACTAAGACGGTGTGTGCACCACAGTGTAATGGCCGTTGTTTTGGGACGAGCCCCAGGGACTGCTGCCACCCAGAGTGTGCAGCAGGATGTAAGGGCCCTCTGGACGTGGACTGTTTA GCATGTCGTCGTTTTAATGACTCCGGAGCCTGTGTGCCTCATTGCCCCCAGAATCTGATCTACAACAAGCAGACCTTTCAAATGGAGACCAACCCTAATGCCAAGTATCAGTACGGATCCATCTGTGTTTCTCAGTGCCCCA CCCATTTTGTGGTTGATGGTAGCTCTTGTGTGAGCGTTTGTCCTCCAGGAAAGATGGAGGTGGAACGAAAAGGTCACAGGCAGTGTGAGCTCTGCAGTGGACTCTGCCCTAAAG TATGCGAAGGAACAGGGGctgaacacagacagactgtgGATTCCAGCAACATTGACAGCTTCATCAACTGCACCAAGATCCAGGGCAGCCTTCACTTTCTGGTCACAGGGATTCTTGG AGATGACTTTAAAAAGATCCCACCACTGGATGCCAAAAAGCTGGAAGTGTTCCGCACTGTCAGAGAAATAACAG ATATTTTAAACATCCAGTCGTGGCCCAAAGAACTAAATGATCTGTCCGTTTTTTCAAGTCTCACCACCATTCAGGGGAGATCGCTGCACAA GCGTTTTTCTCTGATGGTGATGCACATCCCCTCTCTTACCTCACTGGGTCTACGCTCTCTCCGAGAGATCAGTGATGGCAGTGTGTACATCAGTCAGAATGCAAAACTCTGTTTCCACCACACTGTAAACTGGGCACAGCTGTTCAGAGGCCGCAGTGTTCGAGTCAACAACCTCAGCAACAACAAGCCGCTGGCAGAGTGTG TTACAGAAGGCCATGTGTGTGACATGCTGTGTTCAGACTCTGGTTGCTGGGGCCCAGGACCTGAGCAGTGTGTCTCCTGTAGGAACTACAGCAGAGGCAGCACATGTGTAAGCAGCTGTAACTTCTCTTCCGG CACTCCAAGAGAATTTGCAGGGCCTGATGGCGAGTGTGTTGCTTGCCATCCAGAGTGTAAGCCTCAGCACGGAAAAGCAAGCTGCACGGGACCG GGCACAGATGAGTGTGTGGCGTGTGCCAACCTCCGAGATGGTCCTTATTGCATGTCATCTTGTCCCACTGGAGTTAATGATGGACAGAAGGGACTGATCTTCAAATACCCCAACAGGCAGAGTCACTGTGAGCCATGTCATCACAACTGCACACAGGG ATGCTCAGGCCCAGGATTAAATGACTGTTTAGGGACAGCTAGACTGGCGGTGACTAG TGGTCAGATCACAGGAATAGCTTTAGGTGTCCCTGCTGGACTTACGTTCTGCTTGGCGTTATTTTTCCTGGGGGTGCTGTACCACCGAGGCCTGGCCATCCGGCGCAAGCGAGCCATGAGGAGGTACCTGGAGAGTGGGGAG aGCTTTGAGCCACTGGGTCCTGGAGAGAAAGGCACCAAGGTTCACGCTCGCATTCTGAGGCCCTCagagctgaaaaaaataaaagcccttgGCTCAGGAGTGTTTGGCACAGTGCACAAG GGATTTTGGACTCCCGAGGGAGAGACTGTCAAAATCCCTGTGGCCATTAAGACCATCCAAGATACGTCGGGACGTCAAACATTCACTGAGATCACTGAT CACATGCTGTCCATAGGCAGCCTGGACCACCCCTACATCGTTAGGCTGCTGGGCATCTGTCCAGGTGCCACACTACAATTAGTCACACAGCTCAGTTCACAGGGCTCCTTGTTGGAGCACATCAAACAGCACAGGAATAACCTGGACCCCCAGCGCCTGCTCAACTGGTGTGTGCAGATAGCAAAA GGTATGTACTACCTAGAGGAGCACTGCATGGTCCACAGGAACCTGGCTGCCCGGAATGTCCTGCTGAAAAATGACTACCAGGTCCAGATCTCAGACTATGGTGTTGCAGATCTCCTTTATCCTGATGACAAGAAATATGTCTACACTGACACCAAG ACGCCAATAAAATGGATGGCACTTGAAAGCATCTTGTTTCGAAGATATACTCATCAAAGTGATGTTTGGAGTTACG ggGTGACCGTGTGggagatgatgtcatttggggCGGAGCCATATGCATCTGTGCAACCTCAGGAAGTCCCAAGTCTGCTGGAGAAGGGTGAACGACTGTCACAGCCCCACATCTGTACCATAGACGTCTACATGGTCATGgttaaat GCTGGATGATCGATGAAAATATAAGGCCGACCTTCAAAGAGCTGGCCAGTGACTTTACTCGTATGGCAAGGGACCCACCTAGATACCTTGTCATGAAG TTGGAGCTAAGAGAAGCAGCCTCTGTAGAAATGCATCGAAGAGAATCAGAACGAGGAATTCTGGACGCAGATATAGACCAAGACGAAGAGGCTACTCCACCTCTTCAACACTCACCATCTTGGAGTTTATCTCAATGCCACATTCATTCTTATAGG ATTGGCACCTCTCAGGCTGGACCTATTGGATACATTCCAATGGCCTCAAGCCCTGTGGACACCATCCGCCAG CTGTGGTTTCAGAGGTCTCGTCTTAGCTCAGTGCGGACACTGCCCGAGAGGTCAGGGGTCAGGGGGAgcagcagagaggcagagctgagTGAGGAAGGTTTGTGGGCCGGGAGTCTTCACAGGGCCAGATTTGGATCTGAGCGGGCTCATCCTCGTATAGCCATCAGTCGACACAGGAAGCTTTCAACGGCATCAAGTCCTTCCTCATATAAGGTATGGACAgcagatgaagaggaggaggtggaccACTATGGCTATGTCCTGCCTGGATCACCTGTTAGTCCAGAGAGAG TCTCAAGAGTCTCCCATTCTGGACGAAGAAACTCAAATCTAAAAACTAATCTGTCTCTGGTGGCAATAAATCCATCCCAGGAGTATGAAATCATGACTGAAGACTCTCCTCCTTTGCCAGCCAGAGAAGTCTCACCACAGGCAGCTGCCCCTTCAGTTGCACTTTGCAGTATCACATCGCCTTTGCCTTCTCCAACATTCATGGCTTCAATATCTGTAGAGAAGAGAGCAGATGTGGAGACACTGACAACAATCTTATCTGGAAAGACAGAGCCGGTGGATGAGAAATGTGAGGGACATATAGCAGATGTGACTCCAGAAATTTACACCACAGAGAAACATCAACTGAATGGGGAGTCTGAGAGTGGGATTAAAGCTGTGGAAGACCAAGGGACAGGCAGCTATGAATACATGGATATCAGACGATCTGACTCTACAGAGGAAGAGGATTTACCATGGGAAAGACGTGGGAGTCAAGCATctacagcagagacagaggaaacagacacaaaggtGGAGGTGTTCAaaaatgaggaagaagaggaagaagggaTTTGCctcaacacaaataaacaccCAAAACTACTGGGGAATCTGAGCAGTATGGTCATCTCCAGGCCAGATGTGCTCACAGCTGGTGTCGAAAAGGTGGAAGAGTATGAAGAGACAACCAGATTTGTTGTGGTAGGCAGTAGGTGGGAGCAGGCAGACTACCAGAACCTCCCAGTGAATGGGAGGGTTGTTTGTGAGGAAATGGGCAGTGGCAGGTGTGCAGGGATCAGGGGATACATCAAGGTTTGTGCTGGCATGGGGGAGCCTTGCAGCAACACATCCTTTGACAACCCAGACTACTGGCACAGCAGACTGTTCCTCAAACCAGATGCTGTTCGAACCTAA
- the erbb3b gene encoding receptor tyrosine-protein kinase erbB-3b isoform X1, which translates to MNHWRVFLLCVTLSWRLLTVSTQTHEVVCPGTQNGLSSTGSQENQYNLIKDRYDRCEIVMGNLEITQIESNWDFSFLKTIREVTGYVLIAMNHFQEIPLWQLRVIRGNNLYERRFALSVFLNYPKDGSNGLRQLGLTNLTEILEGGVQIINNKYLNYGPWIFWQDIIRNNSAPIDIQFNGERGPCHKLCRDYCWGPNVDQCQILTKTVCAPQCNGRCFGTSPRDCCHPECAAGCKGPLDVDCLACRRFNDSGACVPHCPQNLIYNKQTFQMETNPNAKYQYGSICVSQCPTHFVVDGSSCVSVCPPGKMEVERKGHRQCELCSGLCPKVCEGTGAEHRQTVDSSNIDSFINCTKIQGSLHFLVTGILGDDFKKIPPLDAKKLEVFRTVREITDILNIQSWPKELNDLSVFSSLTTIQGRSLHKRFSLMVMHIPSLTSLGLRSLREISDGSVYISQNAKLCFHHTVNWAQLFRGRSVRVNNLSNNKPLAECVTEGHVCDMLCSDSGCWGPGPEQCVSCRNYSRGSTCVSSCNFSSGTPREFAGPDGECVACHPECKPQHGKASCTGPGTDECVACANLRDGPYCMSSCPTGVNDGQKGLIFKYPNRQSHCEPCHHNCTQGCSGPGLNDCLGTARLAVTSGQITGIALGVPAGLTFCLALFFLGVLYHRGLAIRRKRAMRRYLESGESFEPLGPGEKGTKVHARILRPSELKKIKALGSGVFGTVHKGFWTPEGETVKIPVAIKTIQDTSGRQTFTEITDHMLSIGSLDHPYIVRLLGICPGATLQLVTQLSSQGSLLEHIKQHRNNLDPQRLLNWCVQIAKGMYYLEEHCMVHRNLAARNVLLKNDYQVQISDYGVADLLYPDDKKYVYTDTKTPIKWMALESILFRRYTHQSDVWSYGVTVWEMMSFGAEPYASVQPQEVPSLLEKGERLSQPHICTIDVYMVMVKCWMIDENIRPTFKELASDFTRMARDPPRYLVMKLELREAASVEMHRRESERGILDADIDQDEEATPPLQHSPSWSLSQCHIHSYRIGTSQAGPIGYIPMASSPVDTIRQLWFQRSRLSSVRTLPERSGVRGSSREAELSEEGLWAGSLHRARFGSERAHPRIAISRHRKLSTASSPSSYKVWTADEEEEVDHYGYVLPGSPVSPERVSRVSHSGRRNSNLKTNLSLVAINPSQEYEIMTEDSPPLPAREVSPQAAAPSVALCSITSPLPSPTFMASISVEKRADVETLTTILSGKTEPVDEKCEGHIADVTPEIYTTEKHQLNGESESGIKAVEDQGTGSYEYMDIRRSDSTEEEDLPWERRGSQASTAETEETDTKVEVFKNEEEEEEGICLNTNKHPKLLGNLSSMVISRPDVLTAGVEKVEEYEETTRFVVVGSRWEQADYQNLPVNGRVVCEEMGSGRCAGIRGYIKVCAGMGEPCSNTSFDNPDYWHSRLFLKPDAVRT; encoded by the exons ATGAACCACTGGAGagtttttttgctgtgtgtgacATTATCCTGGAGGCTATTGACAGTTTCAACCCAAACGCATGAAG TGGTGTGTCCTGGCACCCAGAACGGACTGAGCTCCACAGGCTCTCAGGAGAATCAGTACAACTTGATCAAGGACCGGTACGACCGCTGTGAGATAGTCATGGGAAACCTGGAAATCACTCAAATTGAGAGCAACTGGGACTTCTCCTTCCTCAAG ACAATCCGTGAGGTGACTGGCTACGTCCTCATTGCTATGAACCACTTTCAGGAGATTCCTTTATGGCAACTACGAGTCATCAGAGGAAACAACCTGTATGAAAGACGCTTTgccctctctgtcttcctcaACTACCCTAAAGATGGATCCAATGGCCTGCGGCAGCTGGGGCTCACAAATCTGACAG AGATTCTGGAGGGAGGGGTACAGATTATAAACAACAAATACCTGAACTATGGCCCTTGGATCTTCTGGCAAGACATTATTAGGAACAACAGTGCTCCTATTGACATCCAGTTCAATGGAGAGAGAG GCCCATGTCACAAATTATGTAGAGATTACTGCTGGGGGCCAAATGTGGACCAGTGTCAGATCT TGACTAAGACGGTGTGTGCACCACAGTGTAATGGCCGTTGTTTTGGGACGAGCCCCAGGGACTGCTGCCACCCAGAGTGTGCAGCAGGATGTAAGGGCCCTCTGGACGTGGACTGTTTA GCATGTCGTCGTTTTAATGACTCCGGAGCCTGTGTGCCTCATTGCCCCCAGAATCTGATCTACAACAAGCAGACCTTTCAAATGGAGACCAACCCTAATGCCAAGTATCAGTACGGATCCATCTGTGTTTCTCAGTGCCCCA CCCATTTTGTGGTTGATGGTAGCTCTTGTGTGAGCGTTTGTCCTCCAGGAAAGATGGAGGTGGAACGAAAAGGTCACAGGCAGTGTGAGCTCTGCAGTGGACTCTGCCCTAAAG TATGCGAAGGAACAGGGGctgaacacagacagactgtgGATTCCAGCAACATTGACAGCTTCATCAACTGCACCAAGATCCAGGGCAGCCTTCACTTTCTGGTCACAGGGATTCTTGG AGATGACTTTAAAAAGATCCCACCACTGGATGCCAAAAAGCTGGAAGTGTTCCGCACTGTCAGAGAAATAACAG ATATTTTAAACATCCAGTCGTGGCCCAAAGAACTAAATGATCTGTCCGTTTTTTCAAGTCTCACCACCATTCAGGGGAGATCGCTGCACAA GCGTTTTTCTCTGATGGTGATGCACATCCCCTCTCTTACCTCACTGGGTCTACGCTCTCTCCGAGAGATCAGTGATGGCAGTGTGTACATCAGTCAGAATGCAAAACTCTGTTTCCACCACACTGTAAACTGGGCACAGCTGTTCAGAGGCCGCAGTGTTCGAGTCAACAACCTCAGCAACAACAAGCCGCTGGCAGAGTGTG TTACAGAAGGCCATGTGTGTGACATGCTGTGTTCAGACTCTGGTTGCTGGGGCCCAGGACCTGAGCAGTGTGTCTCCTGTAGGAACTACAGCAGAGGCAGCACATGTGTAAGCAGCTGTAACTTCTCTTCCGG CACTCCAAGAGAATTTGCAGGGCCTGATGGCGAGTGTGTTGCTTGCCATCCAGAGTGTAAGCCTCAGCACGGAAAAGCAAGCTGCACGGGACCG GGCACAGATGAGTGTGTGGCGTGTGCCAACCTCCGAGATGGTCCTTATTGCATGTCATCTTGTCCCACTGGAGTTAATGATGGACAGAAGGGACTGATCTTCAAATACCCCAACAGGCAGAGTCACTGTGAGCCATGTCATCACAACTGCACACAGGG ATGCTCAGGCCCAGGATTAAATGACTGTTTAGGGACAGCTAGACTGGCGGTGACTAG TGGTCAGATCACAGGAATAGCTTTAGGTGTCCCTGCTGGACTTACGTTCTGCTTGGCGTTATTTTTCCTGGGGGTGCTGTACCACCGAGGCCTGGCCATCCGGCGCAAGCGAGCCATGAGGAGGTACCTGGAGAGTGGGGAG aGCTTTGAGCCACTGGGTCCTGGAGAGAAAGGCACCAAGGTTCACGCTCGCATTCTGAGGCCCTCagagctgaaaaaaataaaagcccttgGCTCAGGAGTGTTTGGCACAGTGCACAAG GGATTTTGGACTCCCGAGGGAGAGACTGTCAAAATCCCTGTGGCCATTAAGACCATCCAAGATACGTCGGGACGTCAAACATTCACTGAGATCACTGAT CACATGCTGTCCATAGGCAGCCTGGACCACCCCTACATCGTTAGGCTGCTGGGCATCTGTCCAGGTGCCACACTACAATTAGTCACACAGCTCAGTTCACAGGGCTCCTTGTTGGAGCACATCAAACAGCACAGGAATAACCTGGACCCCCAGCGCCTGCTCAACTGGTGTGTGCAGATAGCAAAA GGTATGTACTACCTAGAGGAGCACTGCATGGTCCACAGGAACCTGGCTGCCCGGAATGTCCTGCTGAAAAATGACTACCAGGTCCAGATCTCAGACTATGGTGTTGCAGATCTCCTTTATCCTGATGACAAGAAATATGTCTACACTGACACCAAG ACGCCAATAAAATGGATGGCACTTGAAAGCATCTTGTTTCGAAGATATACTCATCAAAGTGATGTTTGGAGTTACG ggGTGACCGTGTGggagatgatgtcatttggggCGGAGCCATATGCATCTGTGCAACCTCAGGAAGTCCCAAGTCTGCTGGAGAAGGGTGAACGACTGTCACAGCCCCACATCTGTACCATAGACGTCTACATGGTCATGgttaaat GCTGGATGATCGATGAAAATATAAGGCCGACCTTCAAAGAGCTGGCCAGTGACTTTACTCGTATGGCAAGGGACCCACCTAGATACCTTGTCATGAAG TTGGAGCTAAGAGAAGCAGCCTCTGTAGAAATGCATCGAAGAGAATCAGAACGAGGAATTCTGGACGCAGATATAGACCAAGACGAAGAGGCTACTCCACCTCTTCAACACTCACCATCTTGGAGTTTATCTCAATGCCACATTCATTCTTATAGG ATTGGCACCTCTCAGGCTGGACCTATTGGATACATTCCAATGGCCTCAAGCCCTGTGGACACCATCCGCCAG CTGTGGTTTCAGAGGTCTCGTCTTAGCTCAGTGCGGACACTGCCCGAGAGGTCAGGGGTCAGGGGGAgcagcagagaggcagagctgagTGAGGAAGGTTTGTGGGCCGGGAGTCTTCACAGGGCCAGATTTGGATCTGAGCGGGCTCATCCTCGTATAGCCATCAGTCGACACAGGAAGCTTTCAACGGCATCAAGTCCTTCCTCATATAAGGTATGGACAgcagatgaagaggaggaggtggaccACTATGGCTATGTCCTGCCTGGATCACCTGTTAGTCCAGAGAGAG TCTCAAGAGTCTCCCATTCTGGACGAAGAAACTCAAATCTAAAAACTAATCTGTCTCTGGTGGCAATAAATCCATCCCAGGAGTATGAAATCATGACTGAAGACTCTCCTCCTTTGCCAGCCAGAGAAGTCTCACCACAGGCAGCTGCCCCTTCAGTTGCACTTTGCAGTATCACATCGCCTTTGCCTTCTCCAACATTCATGGCTTCAATATCTGTAGAGAAGAGAGCAGATGTGGAGACACTGACAACAATCTTATCTGGAAAGACAGAGCCGGTGGATGAGAAATGTGAGGGACATATAGCAGATGTGACTCCAGAAATTTACACCACAGAGAAACATCAACTGAATGGGGAGTCTGAGAGTGGGATTAAAGCTGTGGAAGACCAAGGGACAGGCAGCTATGAATACATGGATATCAGACGATCTGACTCTACAGAGGAAGAGGATTTACCATGGGAAAGACGTGGGAGTCAAGCATctacagcagagacagaggaaacagacacaaaggtGGAGGTGTTCAaaaatgaggaagaagaggaagaagggaTTTGCctcaacacaaataaacaccCAAAACTACTGGGGAATCTGAGCAGTATGGTCATCTCCAGGCCAGATGTGCTCACAGCTGGTGTCGAAAAGGTGGAAGAGTATGAAGAGACAACCAGATTTGTTGTGGTAGGCAGTAGGTGGGAGCAGGCAGACTACCAGAACCTCCCAGTGAATGGGAGGGTTGTTTGTGAGGAAATGGGCAGTGGCAGGTGTGCAGGGATCAGGGGATACATCAAGGTTTGTGCTGGCATGGGGGAGCCTTGCAGCAACACATCCTTTGACAACCCAGACTACTGGCACAGCAGACTGTTCCTCAAACCAGATGCTGTTCGAACCTAA